In Myxococcales bacterium, a single window of DNA contains:
- a CDS encoding tetratricopeptide repeat protein — protein MMKKIFLLMMASFLFFAPADSDAKKKITMPTARAAYHNNQGISLLNAGNTDRAEIEFKTAIELSHEYVEAYNNLGIIYKIKGDLVRSEAQFKKAIELDKNYAAAYSHLGAVYLAQGRVDDAIEIIKKGLKKDGTLADGHYQLGLAYVEKTKTSKDKDYIQLAEESLKKATELNPSLTHVHNLLAQIYEKSGDYEKAQIRRRLGLADQPTSVDGWLQLGRLYLKKNEPYQAQNCFLKALELDPSSPDAHMELGHFYAFEGKHVEAANEFKSVLTLRPTDEKAWFSLGTVYMSSGKSSDAMAALRKAKEINPNYSDASFNLGLTLYRMGKTLEAEREWEYTINIDPKYPRALYNLANIYELKGEKGKAASMYKSFIDAAGGNFPAEVEIAKKKIRGG, from the coding sequence ATGATGAAAAAGATATTCCTATTGATGATGGCCTCGTTCCTGTTTTTTGCACCGGCAGATTCCGATGCGAAAAAGAAGATAACGATGCCCACCGCACGCGCGGCCTATCACAACAACCAGGGGATATCGCTTTTGAACGCCGGGAACACGGACAGGGCCGAGATCGAATTCAAAACCGCCATCGAGCTATCGCATGAGTACGTCGAGGCCTACAACAACCTCGGAATCATCTACAAGATAAAGGGCGATCTCGTTCGCTCCGAGGCCCAGTTCAAAAAGGCCATAGAGCTCGACAAAAACTACGCCGCCGCCTACAGCCACTTGGGAGCGGTCTATCTAGCACAGGGGCGCGTGGACGACGCGATCGAAATCATCAAGAAGGGATTGAAAAAGGACGGGACGCTTGCAGACGGGCATTATCAGCTTGGGCTCGCTTATGTTGAAAAAACAAAGACGAGCAAAGACAAGGATTACATCCAGCTGGCCGAGGAGTCCCTCAAGAAGGCGACCGAGTTAAATCCCAGCCTCACCCACGTTCATAACCTGCTCGCGCAGATATACGAGAAAAGCGGCGACTACGAAAAGGCTCAGATACGCAGACGCCTTGGGCTGGCAGACCAGCCGACATCGGTTGACGGGTGGCTTCAGCTAGGCAGGTTATATTTGAAGAAAAACGAGCCGTACCAGGCCCAAAACTGTTTTCTGAAGGCGCTCGAACTTGATCCTTCATCGCCGGACGCGCACATGGAGCTCGGGCATTTTTATGCGTTTGAGGGAAAACACGTTGAGGCCGCAAATGAATTCAAAAGCGTGCTGACGCTTCGCCCCACCGATGAAAAGGCGTGGTTTTCACTAGGGACCGTGTACATGTCCTCAGGAAAAAGCTCTGACGCCATGGCTGCGCTCAGAAAGGCGAAGGAGATAAATCCCAACTACTCCGACGCCTCTTTCAATTTGGGCTTGACTTTGTACAGGATGGGCAAAACACTCGAAGCCGAGCGCGAATGGGAATACACTATCAACATCGACCCTAAATATCCGAGGGCGCTCTACAACCTAGCCAACATCTACGAACTGAAAGGCGAAAAGGGGAAAGCAGCCTCGATGTACAAAAGTTTCATAGATGCCGCCGGGGGAAATTTCCCGGCTGAAGTTGAAATTGCCAAAAAGAAAATCCGGGGTGGCTGA